TTGGTCTCGGGTCGTCCACGGCCCACGGGGCTTGTTCTGAAGGTTGAAATTTCCAGAACGAAAACGTTGCAACGAAAACCGTACCGTGTTTCGCGTTCGTCTGGTATCATTGTGTtgacatgttttattttattcattattattttttattatttttaactgtgtggcggtacccacaattcgcctaacattcctgcatcgcgctatcgaagttttctgagcgcgtcggtatatatacgacagctgagatgtatcacgtgggctccggcctgaccgagcataacacctcgctcggtcggaagatcttcctttggcctccGCGCAttattcccacattggtgaccctcgacagaacacgcctccttcattatcatcactccccgcccctccgcaccgcgccagccagcatcgcctcatcgggtacctcgtccactagccgcaatgtaccgcggcctgggcgactccgcatcggcatcatcgggctttctcactacaccgaccggtcagcaagcagagcacatctctcctggtcagcacgtagcaacggccccgcacggcagcttatccgactcactggattccgtgcagcagcttacagttccgactcactgggactcactgcaacagttccgactcactggaactcactggcactggcgactcaagcgacaagacttcaagattcgacctccggtcttcgggggggagtgatgtggcggtacccacaattcgcctaacattcctgcatcgcgctatcgaagttttctgagcgcgtcggtatatatacgacagctgagatgtgtcacgtgggctccggcctgaccgagcataacacctcgctcggtcggaagatcttcctttggcctccGCGCATTATTCCCACAACTGTTTAACTGTCTACACTACACCATGACGTTAGCCACAAATTTGTGTACATTATGAAGTTTTATAAATTCATCGTGGTTTTATTTAGCAGTAAGTGCTTTACTTTGAATTACATTAAAACGCCTTGTTTCTTGTAAAAGCAACTGCTTACGAGATAATACTTTTGcttatacattttaatgttatttaaaactataattattattatcttataataataatatctatggtcgcttcacaccacgtcagtctggtcccgtgctgAAGTACCTgaagacttgtgttacaggtaccagacaacggaaatatatttaatattttatactatacattatatttaagatttttattatatgatacacataatatttaatacgcatccatgacccaggaactttggaaACTTtgtgttccgtcggcgggattcgaaaccgcgacccccggcttgagctttTGGCTTGAGGTGGGCTGTTGGTACccaccaattgagccacagaggtcgtcttatGAACAATTTTAGCTTTCATTTAAGctaattagggcctgtttcaccactttgtgataaagtgcctaataggctattcacaacttttttgacatattctccatacttgatctgtcaagttaatggggatagttcatttttttttaattttgctcattacaaaaacatttcgaggaataaggtcagtgatcgttttctgtgtataaacaaaaaaaatacccattagttacttatatttttgaacaaatatgtttaacctttgtttgaccttcaatggcgttaaattagcaataaattcgaccaacattacgtttcgaacttttggtaagcttctcgtatcagctttcacataatgagaacttgcatttgacgaaccagccattataaataagattgaaaggaaaaaaacattctgcagaggtcaattattggccgccgatgatgacgtcagagcgaaacttaaaaaatttattgagaaaaaactagccaatgaatttcaaaattatttaatttatattcttaaaataccctatttaaacgaaaaaaaatataaaaagtacttacatgtgattttttttggacaatgcccattggtggatagccttataaggaagtggtgaaagaggccctaaaatatgttgtaattaattattatccatactagatattattataaatgcaaaagtgtgtcaaTCTGTCTatctgatacctcttcacgcccaaaccgcagaaccgattttgctgtttggtatggaaattATTTTGAGTCCCAAAGGACAAAGGGTTATTGCAGTTCCTTCGTAATAAactgattttggcgcaacggagttgtgggcgtcatctagttatttttatttaaccatTTAATTGTGTTAACAGTTAACACAGCAAATACAATGTAGCTTATTATCTATACAACCCGGCAGTTACATCTTAATTGCTAAAGAAAATGCAGTTAATATCTATCAGATGGCCATCACATGGGTAATTGCACTTTTTGTAATCTTTATATGGCTTTTGATTGCTTTCATCATGCAACATTTTGAAGAATAAACAATGCGGTGTAAAGTTAACTAAATAATGCTTTGTAAGAATcttcaattatttaatttaataatgaaaatcgttggagcccaTTCCGAGATTACAATTATATATATCAGGTTCCTAAAAGAAGAGTTGGTCGAAGTTCGAGGTAGACTGCagcaggcatcagagtctacgatcagcgatctacgtaatgaattatcacaattaaagagtggtaattcgatatgtaggtcacctgatgccgcGTTCGTCACCCGCCGACGTGGTGCGCAAGCGATCACGTTCAGCCCGTCAGCACTTTCAGACGGGTCAACGCACGAGTACGTCATCGCCGCCTTCGCCGCTGCCCCCGCCGCCCGCTCCCCGCCTGCAACGGAGCCGCAGCCGAACTACGcaagtgttgccacttgccccCAGCCTCCTCCCCCGCGTTCCAAAAACAAAGGGAAAAAGGAGGCCCCTGCAAAGGTCGAGTGTCCTCCCTCCGAAAAGGACCGAAAGTGCGATGATGACGGGTTTATAAGAggagaggaagaagaagaaacccgtcgtccgcaaccatcgcagcaccgcacccgaaggactcgagcagctgttgcggcgtgagactcccgcggcgccgctgtacgtgtccaggctgcactggtccacgacggtcgagcaggtcgtggactacatcaggagcaagacccacttcgtcttgagggtcgagcgcttggagtccggccacaaagtgaattttagctcctttgtggtgagagtcccgacgctccatctaccgaccttcgaaaaggaggagttctggccgattggagtcgtctacaggaggttccgaggacgacttccgaacacgtcgcgcgccacgtcgcagacaatacgtggttagtgttagtttttggTATAATTgtaggtatgtatgttagtctatatggtatttataatatgtgccaagatgcctgagttaaataaataaataattgctcgtttaaagatataagattttgacacaaagatgtagtttttacttttaattgttgtgtttttatagACCTAGTCAAGTATAatgtgtaataaatattttttattgttttaatggcGCTTACGGAAAACCAGCGTTGCGAACAGATGCAGAGTAGGTGCCAGTTTGGTAAGACATAACATTAAAATGTtcctgattttattttattgtacatattttgttttaccatttttttactattactttctttctttaaaaatattttgcagataagaaaaaaactatcatatatctgcaaaaacaaacttgaaaagaatatttatcaagaaaataaattaatttgaaactCTTTTAATTTGCATAGAAATCTAATAAACAATAAGTATTATGATGTGCACCAAGTTATAATTTaacgttattttattttcatggcCTTAGGTCACTTAAAACAGAAGGTCACCTTAGATTTAAACTGCGTTTTGCGGGCAATATGTATATTACAGTGACTAAAGTGCTATTTGactaagggggcgtccacaaattacgtgatgAGTTTAATGGGCGGAGGGGGTcaagtcaaatctcatctaatcttacgttCGGGGGAGGGggctcggcaaatctcacgcaattttttgttacaaaaaaattgtactacataatatattttagtccatTTCATCATGGTATCATGTAATTTGTGGACACTACGCTGTTGTTTGAATCAATTTTTACACACTTTCAACTTTTTGTGTTTTTGCGTGTGGTGAAGTGAAGTTAACTTTGCCAGTTCTGTTGCCATTAAATTGTAAATAGTAAGATATATCACTTGGGTTGCAGTAGTCGTTGCAATCTAGCTCTCATCCTGTCAATGTCATCCAAGAAAATTACACAAAGCTGGTTAGACCACACTGCATTCAAGGACTTCTTATTTAGAGCAATGTAATGAATTCAGGGAATTAATCTCCTAAATTATCCTCTAACGCCACGCCTTCTCTATGTTTCGGACCTTGAAAAAGTGTGGTGTTTAAACGCTGTCGTTATTTAGACCGAGAGCTGATTCCACTCCCAGACGCTAATGTTATCAACACGCCAAAATAACTTACAGTTGGTCTATTATAATGAACCTAGGCTGTAGAGTAtgctataaatattaaatatacattctTGCATACTACTCAAAAACATAAATCTCTGTCAGTTCGCCGCCCTAGTGCTTGAATGGCCAACCGACCAATTTTACAAAATGactttttatttcaaactaaTAGTAACCCTGATTACGcactttacaatataaatattttttattttgcttgcATGTAACTTGCTTTTttagcataaataaaatatccaatCTCCCATTTAAAAACTGTTTTAAGTGCTTGAGTAGTATAACTGCACATTTTGCTCAAATGAACGCATCCAAATATCCATCTCCGGTTTTGTTTGTCCAATATTCATCGACCGACCAATCACGGTCAAGCGTTTTGAAGGTCACGCGCACGTCACGCGACGccattttgtttgtttattacttattatttgcTTACTTCGACAAgtttaatactttatattatgcttTAAATTGTCTGTAACAACGAAAAAAATGGATTTAAAATTGAGCGAAGTTGATTTGGAAAGGTACGTTGCCAGTTTCTTGATATAttcttttgtttcaattttgttttagtGTTCGAAGTCACTTGAGGGTAAATGCAGAGTGATTatttgtaagtacttaataaataatttattaccttGTCACATCTAAGCCATGATCCGTTCTTACTATTTTAAACCGACTTAAAAGTAGGTTCTCAGGTTGACATCTATGTGTGTATGTACGTATGATGTATGTTTGTCCGCAATTATCGCTCgtttggctgaaccgattctgatgCGGTTTTCAGAACAATATTTGTCACATTTACGGTTAATTTAAACTAGCGCAGAatcgaagcgaattaccaaAACTAAACTtagcaaattcaaccttaactccaaagcgttaacgcacacattacttaTGAGAATTTTGAAAAGGCTCGCGCAATCGCGCAAATTCGCGCGAATgtgcccgaccaacgctgatttgcctcgcagaagtaatgtgtgcattatgctctggagttaaggttgaaaatgctatgttcagttttcgTTATTCGCTTCGATGCACTTCGATTCTGTACCGcatcaaaatcaattcagcCAAACGAGCGATAATTGTGGACAAACAAACATCAtagtatacatacacacatatacACGGTCATATAcatttttgaataattttatacaaaaataaatatactgtaTAGCGAACATGGTGGTATTTTGGACAAACAAGCACTAAACTGGCACGTTATTTTAGAGAACTATCTCCATGTCGTTGTGCTCAATCTCCATATACATAATTATGTCGGAAGAATGGCCAATCTCcaataattaaatgaaatataatgagtgctttagttattattttcaattactatttctatacatataaagGAATACAAAATTTTTCTAACTCAGCAAAAGTTTAATAAACTTCTAATATTATccataagtaatttaaaaaaaacgtctCCTGTAAAATTTTTGCCCACTGGTCGATTGGCCATTCAAGCACTAGAGCGGCGAGTTGTCAGTTCAGACTTAGGCATTCTGAGGAGTGGTCGTGCGATGGAGGCTCTCCCTCATCACGGGTACCTGGAGTTCCACCACGACACCCTGGAGGTGGTGCGGCGGGAGGTGGGGCTGCACCGGCCCGGGGAGATGGCTGATGCTGTGAGGATCCTCGACGACTGGGTCAAACAACAAAAACACTTTCTGAAGAAGAATATTGGTGAGTCAACTGTTCAACTGTTTACAAATTCTTCAACATATTTTTGGGTAACACAGcactacctagtacctacagcTGCCAAGTGCCATCATTGAAGGCTATTGGCAAGCCTTCCATCAGTCCAAATGATGGGTTGCAGCCACAGACATATATCAATGTAGATATcacatgtcgctccatttgtatgaaaacgagcgtgtcacttttttcctacctactgtgacataccgatgataagaaacgtgtctaTTATCAAGGCTAACGATTCTATTTGAATtgctacagctcaatacggcacttttaggcactTAGGCATTTTAAAAATAGCAGACTGAAGAACAGACTtttgaaagacgagcattgctcgtcgtttggggacacgatatggcacgcgaaatacatacacatgcggtatctatcttgatcgaTATCTGTGGGCGCAGCCAAATAACTATACGTTACTACAACGCCGTGCATTTAATATCATGGAAACAGGTTTCATTTGGAGTCAGGGCCGTAGCAGGGCTGCAGCCTAAGGCAGTTTTACCAACGCCGCCTTCACtgggacgtcaccgacaaaattcaaataaaatgctactttatgacctaggctgtaggtttcattttgcgcTACGCCACTAgtcactacaaagcagcggcgggcATCACAAGGCCAatttcggtagaaaatgaaacctttagcctatgtcataaagtgacattttatttgaaattcagATCCAGTCTACTTAGAGACGCTGATAGTGATGTCCAAGGGTTCTCTGGAGCGTGCCAAGTGTGTTCTGGACAAGATGTGCACAGCACGGACCCTCGCGCCTCGCTACTTCGACCCTTACGATGTGGCGAAGGAGTACCAGATAATAAAGGGAACAAGGTAAGAGTATTGAAGTGACCtaacagcccccgtagacaagtggcaaaacgcttacgctaacgctaacgctagcgctacaaaatgtatggatttgacattagtattcgctagcgaagcgatgacttatgtcaaatcgcatacattttgtagcgttagcgttagcgttagcgttagcgctttgccacttgtctacaggcccagtgAAGAAGGCCGGTTCTTGTTCAGAAAAAAGCCATAGCCTCAAGGTATATTGCGAAGATTCGGTTGACGATCTTCAAAATATTAGTGATAAGAGTCGCTGGTAGGAATGGAGTTATAGGAACCCCACTCTATTGTGAcgtcatctatatatataaaactcaaaggtgactgactgacatggtgatctttCAACGCACaccccaaaccactggacggatcgggctgaaattttgcatgcaggtagatgtaatGACGAAGGCatacgctaagaaaggattttgataaattccaaccccaaggggttaaaataggggatgaaagtttgtatataataatacctacttcttaacgcgagcgaagccgcgggcgaaagctcgtgttacataaaaaaaatgcccaaaatattatattatgcagtatCACTCTGAACGACCAAGACGTATGCTCAAATTCAACCATAATTTCTAGGTCCAAGGGTATGACAAAGCTTGTGCCActtctatataattatatctatacatatctatacatataaataaaattggagtgtctgtttgtaatattgaaagaaccgttttttactacatgcatatgaatgtacatacggtacatatacccaaatagcaatttttacattttttctgtctgtatgtctgtgtgtttgttccggctaatctctgaagcGGCTGGACCGAtattgacgggacttttattggcagatagctgatgtaataaggagtaacttaggctactttttaaccgccttccaaaaaggaggaggatatttttttactttttttatgttttacctatattttactacttctttaataattaaattatgaaaaaaaaaaacatagagacattgtaTAAGTGGCCGTAGagattcaggaaaaaaattataactctactagcattatccagggaggaaacaggggacaacgtttgtatggaaaaaaaggcggtgtggactcctcttaagagacTTATGTTTTTCTTCGTAGTTTTATCCTGAGTCTTCCGAAGCTAACCGAGGAGTATTACAGACTGATGGTGTGGAAATTCAACGGAAGATTTCCCCCGAGAATTGTGGAAGGCGTTTACAAATTTGTTTTCAGCGTAAGTCTACATCCTAAAGGTCTCTTCACAATggtccatgctggcccactacgagccatcgccattgtgcaGACGGGATAAAGGTCTATGATGGTGATCGTGTTCTACAGTTCACGATGGCCTGCAGTGGACCATCgtgggccattgtgtactgggggctttatatttaaaaaacttctTAATTTCCAAGTCGAAAAGAGCTAGCTTTGTCTcataatgtatttaaatgagGCACTATCAAATGAAGTAGATAGTCGTTAGGACCTATCACTTAGGGCAGTGGTCTCCAACATTTTTTCCCTTAGGCTATTGTTTTTGTCGTGCGTGTCATCGCCCGCGAGCGGATCTGGTCCGCATGAAAATTGCCCGCTATCATTTCATACATGTTTTTCCTGTCATACAGACAACCCGCGCACATGAATGTGACACGGAAAACCTCCTTAGTCCATAGCTTTCTTATTCCTTTTGAAAATGTGATCGATTTTGTTATTACTTAACGTATTACATCTTCCTAACATATCCCATTCTTCTTACTTAATCAAGCTAGGAATTCATTTTCAGAACTTGTAAGGTGCACCGTGAAACTTAAATTTTCTTCAACATTCCGGGTAGGATTATTCCATGTGACAATGTTTCAGAGTCTGGAGTACCACAAGCGATGGGACTACTTCGCCGGCGGGGTGCTCATCTACGACCTGTCACAGGTAGACCTGGGGCATATCATCACCACACTCGACCTCGTCGAGCTCAAGAACGTCTATATGATCATATTAGTACGTTACTTTCAcctggtgacggtggccggtttcattaaaagcCCACGCAGAGGAGATTTTCTTGAAAGTACACTACAgcagttattttaatttttattcactcTCGTAAGGCAGTGGGACGAATAACCAAGAAGACTGTACttgcgagagatcaggtgcagcaCCGATTTTATTTGCCCTTACGACGCATgtgtctcataagtcataacccagtgggacgaacgACCTAAACGActgacgagagatcaggcgcaagacGGACGCAAGACATGTCTATCCAATGCTTGGacttgttagacaatcaggtTATCAGCCTGCATGTCCTCACCAAACATGGGAACAACAATTTCTATGCGGCTACAGACGCCTCTACGATCTATAATAATGTAACTAAGTTTTTGATTCTTGAGAGTCgacttccctggactttcacgaatatcTTAAGATTAAAAtagtcaaatcggttcagctgttctcgagttttagcgaaaagacaaaattcatttttatttatttaatagatgCTCTAAAATTTAGCTTCAGACTCCAGACCTAGCCTAAAAGCTAGAATTTCAGAGCGTCTGATGTCTTGAGATCAAAACTAACCGAACACTTCTTTCAGGAAGGCTACGGGGCTAGGATCAAGAGGATACATATAATTACAGCATCAAAACTAGTCTACACCGTGATAAACTTCTTCAAGCAGTTCCTGACCAAGAAGATAGTGGACCGTCTGATGGTGCACGAGAGCTGGGAGGTCCTGCAGCAGTACTACCCCAGACACATCCTGCCTAAGGACTACGGTGGCACTGAAAGATCTTTGGAGGAATTGCGAGGTATATTTTCCAATTTGAAATCACttatctttttgaaaatattcatGCGTtctctcataataattattataaatgcgaaagtttttctgtctatttgtctgttacctcttcacgcccaaaccgctgaaacaatTTCGCTGAGACCCGGGATACATGGAATACTTTTAATCCTagacaaaaaaatactttaccCGTGGAATAAACGAATTTGGTCGCAAAGGATCCTCTACAGAAATCTACTGagagaaataatttttcaaatcattaaaatgtatttaagtgtGGCCAATAGCCATCAATGGCCattaattgtcaaaatcaaaGTTGATAAAACCTTAAACAGTTCTTGCAATTATTGTCATTAAAGTTATTAAAACCAGACTGTGTTTATCCAATTCTAGAGGATTTTCTCTCTCGCCTGTCGTCCGCGGAATGTCAGGAGTACCTCAAGGAGCTGTCGGAGATGAGAGTGGATGAAGCCCACCGACCTGTCTCCAGCGCCGATGACGTCATCTCCAGCGGCACCTTCAGAGTCCTCAATATAGACTAGCTCCAGATGAGCAGAGTCCTAAcatagggctcccacacaaaaccgtgaattcgcatcgcatcgcaaaatctgcgacaaaactcatactaattattttttaacaaaaaattgaacccgacttccaaggtaaaaacgatattcttaatattattatgatcttaaaagtatgaaataattattatcgttattatattagtgcctttttcaaaattcgactaaacatCAACTACTTCTGCATCcaattttaattcttttaaaGTCTTTCGACTTACAAAAAGGAAGGAggttaaaaatgacattgcgatgcgatgcgatgcgatttcgcagttttgtgtgggagcccatACTTTGATGACCGCACTAAGAATATTCCacacaatatttttgttaaactaAACATTCAATTGAAATTATGTTAAGTTAAGTAATCTAACTCTGAGCATTGTTTCCATTGTAACCGTATTGATATCAATATCGTTAGAAGGGAAATACGAACAAAATGACACGTATGGACAAAATGACATAGTGCCCTTATTTCAAAACGGGGGGGTTTTAGATACGTTTCCGCGATTGTATCACGTGACGGCAGTCATATTCACAATCCTGCCAGACTTTGAGCGCCATTCTGAAAATCGCGCCGCAGTAAGCAGATCACACGTGTTTCCCGCCTTCAAAAGTTTATTTAACAGAATAAATGGTTTTCTCCTGTTTTCTGGCGAGTTATTTGCTGTCATTTGTTATTATTTGTAATCGATGAACTATGCCAGTGATTTTTATGAACTTTACTGCAATCATTAGATATTTGATGGAATtttcatatttatttgtttttaattacatttgGACAAAATGgcataaaataaaatggatAAAATGACATACCATGTACAGTGTTTCTGATAgttaacatttataattttgttaaggGGATATGTCGCGAAACTACGAAAGAAAAACTAATCGGTATTCTTGGAACCAAGAATCCATGAGTCCATCCATGGCCATGGCATGGTAGTATGGCTATTGAAGCATGGAAGGAAAAAATTGCGATGGGAATTGGCAGCAAAAACGTTTGTTTTCTCAGGCGACGCTTAGAAGACATGCACTCAATATGAACAAAACCTTGAATActaactctaaagtctaaaggaCTAGGAAGAATCTCAGGCGATTTAAATATTGTgaactttgttcttaaaaatGTGTATGTCATTATgtccatattttttatttttgtatgttttattaTAGTTCCTACTGATTAAAAGACTGTATTTATATTACCGATAGTCAATGAACCTAAGATAACTTTAATCGGTTGAGAGTGTTGAGACTAATTATAAtgtcaattaataaaaaaatatgatttaaaaacaaaacaccCTGTCATTTTGTCCGTATTTCCCCTAATATGTATAGCGTATTTTATAGCCAAATAActgtatttgaattttgatacgCAAATGGATAAAATAAGATAAATactctttattgtgcacacatattattataacaatttatagacatttttttaaaacacaatgGATGTAAGTACAGAAAGAGAGTCGTTTGTACTTACTATATTACAATGGATTTTAACCaacataaaataaagtaaaaaaaaaaatgcataataatcggccaagtgcgagtcggactcgcgcacgaagggttccgtacgttgttagtagagcaaaaataggccaaaagctgtggtttttgtgtgggagccccccttaaaatttaaattttattttgtttttatagtttctgcgttttatgatgatatgcgtgacacattataattgaaaatagtacttacctaacaaaaattaatcgataatttaaaaatatcgaatcacttcgtaaaggattcgatatttttaaattatcgaataTTGCAATCGAacttatcgatttcgtactgacatttcagtggtgccggcgatttaagatggccgcccttttttatcgatttgatttcgattcaacagagtcaatctctattgacataagttccgtttcatgcatctgacatttctcaaatgttttcgtaacaataattttatactcctatttcacagttaatatttataattttatattaataagttagcatttggcaacttttcatttttattcatttacaattataagaaacatttgtttttgtagatgaaatataatttattagattttgatttttttgttttcttgtaaaaaaaaaaccctagcaaggaatatgaaaactgtcaccaatatcatcttaaaacgcataaactatagtattttttgttatagcggcaacagaaatacgcaATCCgcgaaaattttagaagtctagctttagcggttcttgagatacagcctggagacaggcagacggatagacagacggacagacaa
This DNA window, taken from Aricia agestis chromosome 19, ilAriAges1.1, whole genome shotgun sequence, encodes the following:
- the LOC121736388 gene encoding alpha-tocopherol transfer protein-like, whose translation is MEALPHHGYLEFHHDTLEVVRREVGLHRPGEMADAVRILDDWVKQQKHFLKKNIDPVYLETLIVMSKGSLERAKCVLDKMCTARTLAPRYFDPYDVAKEYQIIKGTSFILSLPKLTEEYYRLMVWKFNGRFPPRIVEGVYKFVFSSLEYHKRWDYFAGGVLIYDLSQVDLGHIITTLDLVELKNVYMIILEGYGARIKRIHIITASKLVYTVINFFKQFLTKKIVDRLMVHESWEVLQQYYPRHILPKDYGGTERSLEELREDFLSRLSSAECQEYLKELSEMRVDEAHRPVSSADDVISSGTFRVLNID